In Drosophila innubila isolate TH190305 chromosome 2R unlocalized genomic scaffold, UK_Dinn_1.0 1_C_2R, whole genome shotgun sequence, the following are encoded in one genomic region:
- the LOC117784147 gene encoding proton-coupled folate transporter isoform X2, with product MAISLLESIIPAFVSLFIGPWSDKFGRRPILLTVFTGYVVSSTVLIAIAEITTFKNISPWWYLLPSVPSILSGGTCALITGIYCYISDVAKERKRALRMVLNEASLCTGMMVGNVASGYIYAATGSVTLFGIAGGLMMMALFYVYFLVPESLSPENIHRGSRVREFFRFSLVKDLVRTCFLPRANYDRAIIWLTMVALTITIFNMEGENTVNVLFMREQFDWTIKDISQFNAARIVIQIVGSVAGMIVLRRLLKVSIISMALLSLAACVLESTVRATARHWWEMYLGMSLGMMRGVLGPMCRAILSHVAPATDVGKIFALTTSMEMVSPLGAAPLYTAVYKATVATYPGAFNFISAGAAFICYIMMAIIFGIQKSMGSASVYKQIGS from the exons GCTATGTGGTAAGCTCAACGGTACTGATTGCCATCGCTGAGATAACGACGTTCAAGAACATCAGTCCCTGGTGGTATCTGCTGCCGTCGGTGCCGTCCATCTTAAGCGGTGGCACCTGTGCCTTAATCACCGGCATCTATTGCTACATCTCGGATGTGGCCAAGGAACGCAAACGTGCACTGCG caTGGTGCTTAACGAGGCTTCACTGTGCACCGGCATGATGGTGggcaatgtggcaagtggTTATATTTATGCGGCAACTGGTTCCGTTACGCTCTTTGGCATTGCTGGCGGCTTGATGATGATGGCGCTGTTCTACGTTTATTTCCTGGTGCCGGAGAGTCTGTCTCCCGAGAATATTCATCGAGGCTCTCGTGTGCGCGAATTCTTTCGCTTTAGCCTCGTCAAGGATCTGGTGCGCACTTGTTTCCTGCCACGTGCCAACTACGATCGTGCCATTATCTGGCTGACAATGGTGGCCTTAACCATTACGATCTTCAACATGGAGGGTGAGAACACGGTGAATGTGCTCTTCATGCGGGAACAGTTCGATTGGACCATCAAGGACATCAGTCAATTTAATGCCGCACGTATTGTCATCCAAATTGTGGGCAGTGTTGCCGGCATGATTGTGTTGCGTCGCCTCTTGAAGGTCTCCATCATCAGCATGGCTCTGCTCTCCCTTGCCGCCTGTGTCCTGGAGAGCACGGTGCGTGCTACCGCAAGACATTGGTGGGAAATGTATCTCGGCATGTCGCTGGGCATGATGCGTGGCGTCCTGGGACCCATGTGTCGGGCCATTCTCTCTCATGTGGCACCTGCCACAGATGTTG GTAAAATCTTTGCTCTGACCACATCTATGGAAATGGTGTCTCCACTAGGAGCTGCTCCACTTTATACGGCTGTTTATAAAGCGACTGTCGCCACATATCCGGgcgcatttaattttattagtgCCGGCGCGGCATTCATCTGTTACATTATGATGGC caTCATCTTTGGCATACAAAAGTCAATGGGCAGCGCCAGCGTCTATAAGCAGATTGGAAGCTAA